The following coding sequences lie in one Arachis ipaensis cultivar K30076 chromosome B05, Araip1.1, whole genome shotgun sequence genomic window:
- the LOC107640735 gene encoding uncharacterized protein LOC107640735: MPLYAKFLKELINKKRSLNEKETVILIQECSAMIQEGIPPKLKDPRSFFLPCTIGNIIIDKALCDLGSSINLMPLSMMRRLSIEEVKPTQMSLELADRSLVIPKGVFENLLVRVGKFIFPADFVILDLGEEGNDSIILGRPFLAIVRAIIDMEQGEMTLRVNDEKITLNVFQEIQYTVEEKSCMRAKEEDLLWKEKPREALISSPVKQEMDSGEEKRERKM, encoded by the coding sequence ATGCCTCTGTATGCAAAATTCctaaaggagcttatcaacaagaagaggagcttgaATGAAAAAGAGACAGTGATCTTGATACAAGAATGCAGTGCAATGATCCAAGAAGGcatcccaccaaaactcaaagacccTAGGAGCTTCTTCTTGCCTTGTACCATTGGTAACATAATCATTGACAAGGcactgtgtgatttaggatcCAGTATCAACCTGATGCCTTTGTCTATGATGAGAAGGCTATCTATAGAAGAAGTGAAGCCTACACAGATGTCATTGGAGCTAGCAGATAGATCTCTGGTAATTCCCAAGGGGGTGTTTGAAAATCTCTTGGTCAGAGTAGGGAAATTcatatttccagcagattttgtaatccTGGACTTAGGTGAAGAGGGGAATGACTCTATTATATTGGGAAGACCTTTTCTGGCCATAGTAAGGGCTATCATTGATATGGAACAAGGAGAAATGACTTTGAGGGTAAATGATGAGAAGATCACTCTAAATGTCTTCCAAGAAATACAATATACTGTTGAAGAGAAAAGCTGCATGAGGGCTAAAGAAGAAGACTTGCTTTGGAAAGAAAAACCCCGTGAAGCACTCATCAGCTCACCTGTGAAGCAAGAGATGGACAGTGGAGAAGAAAAAAGGGAAAGGAAGATGTAA